TCCTCGAGCGCGGCTTCGACCGCGTCTCGGTCAATGACGTCGCCGCGGCGGCCGAGGTCTCCAAGCCGACCCTCTTCCGGTACTTCCCCACCAAGGAAGACCTGGTGCTGCACCGGTTCGCGGACCACCAGGGCGAGGCAGCACGCGTCGTACGCGACCGTAAGTCCGGCACCGATCCGGTGACGGCGCTGCACCGGCACTTCCGGGCCGGCCTCGATCGGTACGACCCTGTCACCGGCCTCAATGACCATCCGCAGGTGGTGGCGTTCCATCGGCTGGTCTTCACCACACCGAGCCTGGCAGGACGGCTCACGCGGTACCAGCTCGAGGACGAGGAGGCACTGGCGGACGCCCTCGGTGAAGGCATCCAGGCACGCCTGCTAGCCGCCCAGGTACTCGCGGTCCAACGAGTGCTCGCCCGAACCAACTGGCGAAAGATCGCCGACGGTCGAACCGCCCACGACGTCCACCCCGAGGCCGTAGCCGATGCCGACCAGGCATTCGAC
This genomic interval from Streptomyces sp. NBC_00557 contains the following:
- a CDS encoding TetR/AcrR family transcriptional regulator translates to MNEPTGLRARKRERTRDVIADTAISLFLERGFDRVSVNDVAAAAEVSKPTLFRYFPTKEDLVLHRFADHQGEAARVVRDRKSGTDPVTALHRHFRAGLDRYDPVTGLNDHPQVVAFHRLVFTTPSLAGRLTRYQLEDEEALADALGEGIQARLLAAQVLAVQRVLARTNWRKIADGRTAHDVHPEAVADADQAFDRLR